The genomic DNA CAGTGAATTTGGCTTATTCTTGCCACTCGATTGGCCGTCTTCTTATGAGCTTTCACTGATGGCAGGTGTGTTGGTCGCTGGCTTTATCGTGGGATTAATCCCGGCTTGGCGCGCCTACCGACAGGCGCTCGCTGATGGCATGACAATTAAGGTATAACAGATGAAAAAACGAATAATGCTTGGGCTTATTGCCTTACTGAGTGGTGTGTTGAGCTCGCCGACGTGGGCGAGCAATGAGCCACTCACGCTGGATTGGATTGATTTGGTTCCTGAGCACGAACGCGCTCAATTTGATAGCCGCGGGATGCCGGAAATCAATCACGATAGTGAGAATCCACAAAGCCTGGTCGGCTCGGTTCGCCCAGAGCTCAATAACAGCCAAGTCAAAATTCCCGGCTTTGTGATCCCACTGGAAGGCGACGATAAAGTGGTCACGGAATTCCTACTGGTGCCCTTTCTTGGTGCCTGTATCCATGTCCCACCCCCGCCACCTAATCAGATTGTTTATGTAAAGTTTGCCGGCGGTGCGCCGATTCAACAGTTATGGGATGTGGTCTATGTCGAAGGCACGCTGAAAACCGAACATGTGAGTCATGACTTGGCAGAAGTGGGATATGTGCTACAAGGCACCGAATTAACTGACTACGACGACGGATAAGTCCCTATCAATCAGTGACCCTGATCGGCGCACACGATATTGTCAGACAATATAATGAGACAAGATCGCCAGTGCGCCAATGTACACGGCAATCAGTAGCAGATTGATGGGGTTGAGTTTTTGCTTGCGCACACGCATCCCTACACTTGATTGTTAACACTCACAATGTTAACAAATTTAATCT from Salinivibrio kushneri includes the following:
- a CDS encoding DUF3299 domain-containing protein, translating into MKKRIMLGLIALLSGVLSSPTWASNEPLTLDWIDLVPEHERAQFDSRGMPEINHDSENPQSLVGSVRPELNNSQVKIPGFVIPLEGDDKVVTEFLLVPFLGACIHVPPPPPNQIVYVKFAGGAPIQQLWDVVYVEGTLKTEHVSHDLAEVGYVLQGTELTDYDDG